In a genomic window of Thunnus thynnus chromosome 16, fThuThy2.1, whole genome shotgun sequence:
- the fuca2 gene encoding plasma alpha-L-fucosidase isoform X2 yields MQKNYPPGFKYQDFAPQFTAEFFDAKEWTDIFASSGAKYIVLTTKHHEGFTLWGSKSSWNWNAVDVGPKRDLVDEVATALRANSDLRLGLYHSLFEWFNPLFEQDAANLFSTNFFPTSKTLPELYELIVKYRPDVLWSDGDGDAPDKYWNSTGFLAWLYNDSPVRDTVVTNDRWGYGSICTHGGYYTCADRYQPGHLLKHKWENCMTIDTKSWGYRRNAPLSDYLTIEQLVATLVETVSCGGNLLMNIGPTHDGRIAPIFEERLRQVGQWLKVNGEAIYNTTAWRAQNDSVTPHIWYTSKPQDNHVFAILLEWPNNGSVILREPVVTQGQTQVVLLGLGSLQWEPVKPSGLRVLLPQLPFSQMPCQWAWTLRLTGAT; encoded by the exons ATGCAGAAGAATTATCCTCCAGGCTTCAAGTATCAAGACTTTGCACCGCAGTTTACCGCTGAGTTCTTTGATGCCAAAGAGTGGACCGACATCTTTGCCTCATCAGGAGCAAAGTACATCGTCCTGACTACGAAACACCATGAAG GTTTCACACTATGGGGCTCAAAAAGCTCCTGGAACTGGAACGCAGTGGATGTTGGACCCAAGAGAGATCTGGTGGATGAAGTGGCGACTGCCCTCCGCGCTAACAGCGACCTGCGTTTAGGATTGTATCACTCCCTGTTCGAGTGGTTTAATCCGCTCTTTGAACAAGACGCTGCCAACCTCTTCTCTACCAACTTCTTTCCTACCAGCAAAACTCTGCCTGAGCTTTACGAGCTCATCGTCAAGTACAGACCAGACGTGCTGTGGTCTGACGGGGATGGAGACGCGCCTGACAAGTACTGGAACAGCACTGGTTTCTTAGCCTGGCTCTATAACGACAG tcCAGTACGAGACACAGTGGTGACAAACGATCGGTGGGGTTACGGCTCCATCTGCACCCACGGCGGATACTACACCTGCGCTGATCGCTACCAGCCAGGACACCTGCTCAAACACAAGTGGGAAAACTGCATGACCATCGACACAAAGTCCTGGGGTTACAGACGCAACGCTCCTCTCAGTGACTACCTCACCATAGAGCAGCTTGTAGCG ACGTTAGTGGAGACGGTGTCATGTGGGGGAAACCTGCTGATGAACATCGGTCCCACGCACGACGGAAGGATCGCTCCGATCTTTGAGGAGCGTCTGAGGCAGGTGGGTCAGTGGCTGAAGGTCAACGGCGAGGCCATCTACAACACCACCGCATGGCGGGCTCAGAATGACAGCGTCACTCCCCACatctg GTACACTTCCAAACCACAGGACAACCACGTCTTTGCCATTTTACTTGAGTGGCCCAATAATGGATCTGTGATTCTGAGAGAACCTGTGGTTACACAAGGACAGACTCAG gtggtgCTTCTTGGTCTCGGGTCTCTGCAGTGGGAGCCTGTAAAGCCCAGCGGGCTGCGGGTTCTCCTGCCCCAGCTGCCCTTCAGCCAGATGCCTTGCCAGTGGGCCTGGACGCTGAGGCTGACAGGTGCCACTTAG
- the fuca2 gene encoding plasma alpha-L-fucosidase isoform X1, with product MGALTVVSLLLSMLLISTGRAQYEPTWESIDSRPLPEWFDQAKFGIFIHWGVFSVPSFGSEWFWWYWQKQKLKPYVDFMQKNYPPGFKYQDFAPQFTAEFFDAKEWTDIFASSGAKYIVLTTKHHEGFTLWGSKSSWNWNAVDVGPKRDLVDEVATALRANSDLRLGLYHSLFEWFNPLFEQDAANLFSTNFFPTSKTLPELYELIVKYRPDVLWSDGDGDAPDKYWNSTGFLAWLYNDSPVRDTVVTNDRWGYGSICTHGGYYTCADRYQPGHLLKHKWENCMTIDTKSWGYRRNAPLSDYLTIEQLVATLVETVSCGGNLLMNIGPTHDGRIAPIFEERLRQVGQWLKVNGEAIYNTTAWRAQNDSVTPHIWYTSKPQDNHVFAILLEWPNNGSVILREPVVTQGQTQVVLLGLGSLQWEPVKPSGLRVLLPQLPFSQMPCQWAWTLRLTGAT from the exons ATGGGAGCTTTAACGGTCGTTTCTTTGCTTTTGTCGATGCTGTTGATCAGCACCGGCAGAGCACAATACGAACCGACGTGGGAATCGATCGACTCCAGACCGCTGCCGGAGTGGTTCGATCAGGCCAAGTTCGGTATCTTCATACATTGGGGGGTCTTCTCCGTCCCGAGCTTCGGCAGCGAGTGGTTCTG GTGGTACTGGCAGAAGCAAAAACTAAAGCCGTATGTCGACTTCATGCAGAAGAATTATCCTCCAGGCTTCAAGTATCAAGACTTTGCACCGCAGTTTACCGCTGAGTTCTTTGATGCCAAAGAGTGGACCGACATCTTTGCCTCATCAGGAGCAAAGTACATCGTCCTGACTACGAAACACCATGAAG GTTTCACACTATGGGGCTCAAAAAGCTCCTGGAACTGGAACGCAGTGGATGTTGGACCCAAGAGAGATCTGGTGGATGAAGTGGCGACTGCCCTCCGCGCTAACAGCGACCTGCGTTTAGGATTGTATCACTCCCTGTTCGAGTGGTTTAATCCGCTCTTTGAACAAGACGCTGCCAACCTCTTCTCTACCAACTTCTTTCCTACCAGCAAAACTCTGCCTGAGCTTTACGAGCTCATCGTCAAGTACAGACCAGACGTGCTGTGGTCTGACGGGGATGGAGACGCGCCTGACAAGTACTGGAACAGCACTGGTTTCTTAGCCTGGCTCTATAACGACAG tcCAGTACGAGACACAGTGGTGACAAACGATCGGTGGGGTTACGGCTCCATCTGCACCCACGGCGGATACTACACCTGCGCTGATCGCTACCAGCCAGGACACCTGCTCAAACACAAGTGGGAAAACTGCATGACCATCGACACAAAGTCCTGGGGTTACAGACGCAACGCTCCTCTCAGTGACTACCTCACCATAGAGCAGCTTGTAGCG ACGTTAGTGGAGACGGTGTCATGTGGGGGAAACCTGCTGATGAACATCGGTCCCACGCACGACGGAAGGATCGCTCCGATCTTTGAGGAGCGTCTGAGGCAGGTGGGTCAGTGGCTGAAGGTCAACGGCGAGGCCATCTACAACACCACCGCATGGCGGGCTCAGAATGACAGCGTCACTCCCCACatctg GTACACTTCCAAACCACAGGACAACCACGTCTTTGCCATTTTACTTGAGTGGCCCAATAATGGATCTGTGATTCTGAGAGAACCTGTGGTTACACAAGGACAGACTCAG gtggtgCTTCTTGGTCTCGGGTCTCTGCAGTGGGAGCCTGTAAAGCCCAGCGGGCTGCGGGTTCTCCTGCCCCAGCTGCCCTTCAGCCAGATGCCTTGCCAGTGGGCCTGGACGCTGAGGCTGACAGGTGCCACTTAG
- the LOC137200475 gene encoding tatD DNase domain containing 3-like isoform X1 yields the protein MCTPLGALGMFVFIVRCFTEEVRPIRLKRTPLTRATLRSTSRAPTCTHAQFASLSGTGSCVVFVSHMQGYVDCHCHISAGDFDKDIEEVIENSKKAGLLALLAVAEHAGEFDKIIELSQRFPGFIFPCLGVHPVQEVSPDQQRGATLQDLDAALPIIEKYKDHLVAIGEVGLDFTPRYVNNEGDKDSQRQVLIRQSQIAKELDLPLNVHSRSAGRPTIHLLKEQGVEKALLHAFDGKPSVAMEGVKAGYFFSIPPSIIRSEQKQKLVKQLPLENICLETDAPALGPEKQVRNEPKNISVSAEYISKIKGVSLEKVMEVTTQNALRLFPKLKAAIRP from the exons ATGTGTACTCCTCTTGGAGCACTggggatgtttgtttttatcgtCCGTTGTTTCACCGAGGAGGTTCGACCAATCAGATTGAAGAGAACGCCGCTCACCCGGGCTACGCTGCGTTCTACATCTCGCGCTCCGACGTGTACGCATGCGCAGTTCGCCTCTCTTTCAGGAACTGgttcatgtgttgtttttgtgtcacaCATGCAAGGCTACGTTGACTGTCACTGTCATATCTCTGCGGGAGATTTTGACAAG GACATTGAAGAGGTGATTGAGAATTCAAAGAAG GCTGGATTGTTGGCACTACTAGCTGTGGCAGAACATGCTGGAGAATTTGACAAAATCATTGAATTGTCACAGAG gTTCCCAGGTTTTATTTTCCCCTGTTTAGGAGTACACCCTGTTCAAGAAGTTTCTCCAGACCAACAGAGAGGCGCTACTCTCCAG GATCTAGATGCTGCTCTACCTATCATAGAGAAATACAAAGATCACCTCGTGGCTATTGGGGAG GTCGGCTTGGATTTTACACCCAGATATGTGAACAATGAGGGCGATAAAGACAGTCAAAGGCAGGTTCTCATTCGTCAGTCACAGATAGCCAAGGAACTGGATCTCCCTCT aaatgttcaTTCACGGTCAGCAGGAAGACCCACCATCCACCTCCTGAAGGAACAAG GTGTCGAAAAAGCCCTGCTTCATGCTTTTGATGGGAAACCCTCTGTTGCCATGGAGGGAGTGAAGGCTGGATATTTCTTTTCTATCCCTCCGTCCATAATACGGAGTGAACAG AAGCAGAAACTCGTGAAACAGTTGCCATTAGAAAACATCTGTCTGGAAACTGATGCTCCTGCTCTTGGTCCAGAAAAGCAG GTGAGAAATGAGCCAAAAAACATCAGCGTCTCTGCCGAGTACATCAGTAAGATCAAAGGAGTGTCTCTGGAGAAGGTGATGGAGGTGACGACACAGAACGCTCTCAGACTCTTCCCGAAGTTAAAGGCAGCCATCCGACCCTGA
- the LOC137200475 gene encoding tatD DNase domain containing 3-like isoform X2 has protein sequence MCTPLGALGMFVFIVRCFTEEVRPIRLKRTPLTRATLRSTSRAPTCTHAQFASLSGTGSCVVFVSHMQGYVDCHCHISAGDFDKDIEEVIENSKKAGLLALLAVAEHAGEFDKIIELSQRFPGFIFPCLGVHPVQEVSPDQQRGATLQDLDAALPIIEKYKDHLVAIGEVGLDFTPRYVNNEGDKDSQRQVLIRQSQIAKELDLPLNVHSRSAGRPTIHLLKEQGVEKALLHAFDGKPSVAMEGVKAGYFFSIPPSIIRSEQQKLVKQLPLENICLETDAPALGPEKQVRNEPKNISVSAEYISKIKGVSLEKVMEVTTQNALRLFPKLKAAIRP, from the exons ATGTGTACTCCTCTTGGAGCACTggggatgtttgtttttatcgtCCGTTGTTTCACCGAGGAGGTTCGACCAATCAGATTGAAGAGAACGCCGCTCACCCGGGCTACGCTGCGTTCTACATCTCGCGCTCCGACGTGTACGCATGCGCAGTTCGCCTCTCTTTCAGGAACTGgttcatgtgttgtttttgtgtcacaCATGCAAGGCTACGTTGACTGTCACTGTCATATCTCTGCGGGAGATTTTGACAAG GACATTGAAGAGGTGATTGAGAATTCAAAGAAG GCTGGATTGTTGGCACTACTAGCTGTGGCAGAACATGCTGGAGAATTTGACAAAATCATTGAATTGTCACAGAG gTTCCCAGGTTTTATTTTCCCCTGTTTAGGAGTACACCCTGTTCAAGAAGTTTCTCCAGACCAACAGAGAGGCGCTACTCTCCAG GATCTAGATGCTGCTCTACCTATCATAGAGAAATACAAAGATCACCTCGTGGCTATTGGGGAG GTCGGCTTGGATTTTACACCCAGATATGTGAACAATGAGGGCGATAAAGACAGTCAAAGGCAGGTTCTCATTCGTCAGTCACAGATAGCCAAGGAACTGGATCTCCCTCT aaatgttcaTTCACGGTCAGCAGGAAGACCCACCATCCACCTCCTGAAGGAACAAG GTGTCGAAAAAGCCCTGCTTCATGCTTTTGATGGGAAACCCTCTGTTGCCATGGAGGGAGTGAAGGCTGGATATTTCTTTTCTATCCCTCCGTCCATAATACGGAGTGAACAG CAGAAACTCGTGAAACAGTTGCCATTAGAAAACATCTGTCTGGAAACTGATGCTCCTGCTCTTGGTCCAGAAAAGCAG GTGAGAAATGAGCCAAAAAACATCAGCGTCTCTGCCGAGTACATCAGTAAGATCAAAGGAGTGTCTCTGGAGAAGGTGATGGAGGTGACGACACAGAACGCTCTCAGACTCTTCCCGAAGTTAAAGGCAGCCATCCGACCCTGA